In Ignavibacteria bacterium, the sequence TTGGAATGTTTAAAAGCCGTCGTTGGTGTTTTCACCAACGACAAAAATTATTTTACTCAGGACGTTGGTGAAAACACCAACGTCGGCAGGGAAATAGAACATAATATGAGCCATCTGATAAATATGCAGCATTATAAGATAATCTTTGTCTATAATCACTACCTAATTCTCCCCTAATAATATTTATAATATCTTCAATTTCTCCTGGTGTTCCAAAAAGGTAAATCCTTTTCATTTTTACCCATATCTCAAAAGCCGTCGTTGGTGCCTGCCTTGTTTCCTTGACTCGTTTTTGAGTTAAGGTTCTCACCAACGACAAATATCATTTTACTCCGGTTGTTGGGGTAAATACTAACTAAGGCGGGAATTATAAAGCTAGCAAAGGGAATTTACCGGATTTTTTACTTGCATTTGCCATATTCATATATTATATTTATGTATGTATGCATATTGCATATAAACTAAATACCGTTACCATGTATGATCAAAAAATTCCACGGCCTGGATCCAGGATTCTAATCTTCCAACTATTGTGGATTATACTCCCAAAGACTGGAAAAACGTCAATTTCAAAACATTTTGCCCATTCTAATCGGTCAATCATTCATTTTTAATTTATGAATTTTTAGAAATTCTAATCATTCAGTCAAAATGCCTTTGTAACCCGGATCGCTGATTCGGGTAAAAATTGAAACAGTGTTAGGATTTATATAGAAATTTTTTAATAAAGTTCTGTTTTTGATTTTTAGTCCCCTCCTTTGGATGGGATTTAGGGGAGGTCTTACGCAGCTTTTCCTGGATCTAAAAAGCTCAATGGCACCCCTTCGGGGTTTTGCTAAATAGCTAAAACAACGGCTGCAAAAATCTCACCCCTTCGGGGTTAAAAGCGAAGCGAAGTTTTGTCAGGCCCCATAGGGATAAACTAAGCTTGACAACTGCAAAAGCAAAAAACCTCTGTGTACTCCGTGTACTCTGTGGTTAAATGCTTTTGAACCTCTTACTTCACTTTTACTTATAATCTTCAGAACATTTTCATTAAATTGCTAAATATGAACTACATTCAATTCTCGTCGGTAAAAATTGTTGTCTCTGGACGTGTACAGGGTGTTGGGTACCGTTATTTTATAGCGCGATTTGCTGATGAGCTGGGGATGACCGGCTATGCAAAGAATTTGTTTAACGGCGATGTGGAAATAATTGCCGAAGGCAGGCGTGAATTCCTTGATGCATTGATACAAAAAGCAAGTGAAGGTCCCACAAGCGCCAAAGTAAATACCTGCAAAGTAGAGTGGCTTGACTTTAAAAAGAAATACGATAAATTTGAGATATTATAATAAATTAACAGGAAAAATCCCCGAAAAAATCTACTTTTTTAGCTTAAATTCTAAGCAATAACCTAAAA encodes:
- a CDS encoding acylphosphatase, producing the protein MNYIQFSSVKIVVSGRVQGVGYRYFIARFADELGMTGYAKNLFNGDVEIIAEGRREFLDALIQKASEGPTSAKVNTCKVEWLDFKKKYDKFEIL